In the genome of Myxococcales bacterium, one region contains:
- a CDS encoding type III pantothenate kinase: MLFAVDIGNTNIVFGIFADETVRACWRVETKKQKTADEYAILIRSLLAAEKLNPQQINGAIISCVVPPLSRCFELVMQKLFNCKAVVVSPGIKTAMPILYDNPKEVGADRIVNAVAAYHQVKGALIVIDFGTATTFDVVSAKGEYLGGVISPGMVISMDALFFRASKLPRIELAAPRQVIGKNTIESMQSGIVYGYVGLVDGMVHRIWDELGGKVYTMATGGLAELISPYSTTIEKVDPDLTLEGLRLLYRLNRPA, encoded by the coding sequence ATGCTTTTCGCGGTGGATATCGGCAACACCAATATCGTTTTCGGCATTTTCGCCGACGAAACGGTTCGCGCTTGCTGGCGCGTCGAAACCAAGAAACAAAAAACCGCGGACGAATACGCGATTTTGATCCGCAGCCTGTTGGCGGCGGAAAAGCTCAATCCTCAGCAAATCAACGGCGCGATCATCTCCTGCGTCGTGCCGCCGCTCTCGCGCTGTTTCGAACTGGTGATGCAAAAGCTCTTCAATTGCAAGGCGGTCGTCGTCAGCCCCGGGATCAAAACCGCGATGCCCATCCTCTACGACAACCCGAAAGAAGTCGGCGCGGACCGCATCGTCAACGCGGTGGCCGCCTACCATCAAGTGAAAGGCGCCCTGATCGTCATCGATTTCGGCACGGCGACGACCTTCGACGTCGTCAGCGCCAAGGGAGAATACCTGGGCGGCGTGATTTCTCCGGGCATGGTTATCAGCATGGACGCCTTGTTTTTCCGCGCCAGCAAACTGCCGCGCATCGAGTTGGCCGCGCCTCGGCAAGTGATCGGCAAAAACACCATCGAATCGATGCAAAGCGGCATCGTTTACGGGTACGTCGGCCTGGTCGACGGCATGGTGCATCGCATTTGGGACGAACTGGGCGGCAAGGTTTACACCATGGCGACCGGCGGCCTGGCGGAACTGATTTCCCCCTATTCCACGACGATCGAAAAGGTCGATCCGGACCTGACGCTGGAAGGCTTGCGCCTGTTGTATCGATTGAATCGTCCGGCGTAG